The genomic interval TTGTCAAACTGACCTTGCCTTGAAGGAAAGCGTTCAGGGTTCAACAATTTTATGGAAAACCAACTTTTCCCCCTCCGCATCGACCATTAAACGGTCGCCCTCCATAAAGCGGCCCTCCAGGATGGCCTGAGCCAGGGGGTCCAGAAGGTAACGCTGGATGGCTCTTTTCAGAGGCCTGGCTCCAAACACGGGGTCGTAGCCCTTTTCGGCCAGGAAACGCCGCGCTCTATCGGTAAGTTCTATGTCCATCTTGCGCTGGGCCAAAAGTTCTTTAATCCGGCGCATCTGTATATCCACAATCTGGAAAAGGTGGTCCAGAGTGAGGGCATGGAAGATGATGATTTCATCAATCCGGTTGAGAAATTCCGGCCGGAAGTGGCGGTCCAGTTCCTTTAGGACTTTATCTCTGGCAGCTTCAGGGCCCAGCTCCTTAATCCAATGGCTCCCTATGTTGGAGGTCATGATCACTACGGTGTTGCGGAAATCCACAGTGTGACCCTGGCCATCGGTTAGGCGGCCGTCGTCCAGAAGCTGGAGGAGGAGGTTGAAGACCTCCGGATGGGCCTTTTCAATTTCATCGAAAAGGATGACGCTGTAAGGTCTGCGGCGCACAGCCTCGGTGAGTTGCCCCCCTTCCTCATATCCCACATAGCCCGGAGGAGCGCCGATGAGCCTGGCAACGGTGTGCTTCTCCTGATACTCGCTCATGTCTATCCGCACCATGGCGTTTTCATCGTCAAAGAGGAACTCCGCCAGGGCGCGGGCGAGCTCAGTTTTGCCCACCCCAGTAGGCCCCAGGAAAAGGAAGCTACCGATGGGTCTGTTGGGGTCTTTAAGACCAGCGCGGGCGCGCCGGACAGCATTGGCCACTGCTCGCACCGCTTCTTCCTGACCAACCACTCTCTGATGGAGCCTTTCCTCCATTTTCAAAAGCTTCTCCAGCTCGCCTTCCATGAGCCTGGCCACGGGTATGCCGGTCCAGCGCGAAACCACTTCAGCGATGTCTTCCTCATCCACTTCCTCCTTGAGGAGGCGCTGGTCTTTCTGGATTTCGGCCAGGCGCTTTTCCCTCTCCTTGAGGTCCCTTTCCAGCTGGATGAGGTCACCGTAGCGAAGGCGGGCAGCTGTTTCCAGATCGGCCCGGCGTTCGGCCTGTTCAATTTCAAGCTTTACTCTTTCAATGCGTTCTTTTATTTCCCTTATAGCTTGAATGGCCTCTTTTTCCCGCTGCCACTGGGCGCGGAGAGCCGAAGCTTTTTCCTTCAGGTTGGCCAGTTCTTCTTCCAGTTTCTCCAGGCGCTTCCGAGAAGCTTCATCTGTCTCTTTGAGGAGAGCCTGGCGCTCAATTTCAAGCTGCATTATCCTACGTTCTACTTCGTCCAACTCTGCGGGCATGCTGTCAATTTCCATCCGGAGCTTGGCAGCCGCTTCGTCTATAAGGTCAATGGCCTTATCGGGCAGGAAGCGGTCGGTTATATAACGGTGAGAGAGGACGGCTGCTGCTACCAGAGCGCTGTCTTTTATTCGGACGCCATGGTGAACTTCGTAGCGCTCCTTCAGGCCCCTGAGGATGGAAATGGTCTCTTCTACCGAGGGCTCATCTACATACACAGGCTGGAAACGCCGCTCCAGGGCCGCATCTTTCTCAATGTATTTGCGGTATTCATCAAGAGTCGTGGCACCGATGCAGTGGAGTTCTCCTCTGGCCAGCATGGGTTTCAGGAGGTTAGCAGCATCCATGGGGGCACCTTCGGCCCTGCCAGCTCCTACCACGGTGTGAATTTCATCAATGAAGAGGATGATGCGCCCGTTGGACTCGGCTATCTCTTTGAGGACAGCTTTCAGGCGCTCTTCAAATTCGCCTCTGTATTTGGCTCCAGCCAGAAGGGCTCCCATGTCCAGCTGGACCACCCTTTTATCTTTGAGGGTCTCGGGAACATCGCCCCTGGCAATGCGTTGAGCAAGCCCTTCCACAATAGCGGTCTTTCCTACCCCTGGATCCCCCACCAGGACAGGGTTATTCTTGGTGCGTCGGGAAAGGATGTGAATTACCCGCCGTATCTCCTCATCCCTGCCTATGACGGGGTCCAGCTTGCCCTGCCTGGCCAGAGCTGTCAGGTCACGGCCATACTTTTCGAGAGCCTGGTAAGTATCCTCGGGGGTTGGAGTGGTAACCCTCTGAGTTCCCCTTATAGTTGCCAGGGCTCTGAGGATTGAATCCTTCGTTATGCCGTAAAGGGCCAAAAGGTCGGCAACCTTGCCAGCGACTTTATCAGTGAGGGCCAGAAGCAGGTGCTCGGTGGAGATGTATTCATCGCGCATGGCCTGGGCTTCCTTCTGGGCCAGAAGCAGAACCTGATGCAGGGGTTGGGAAATTCCAATCTGGGCGGCCGGGCCGTAGATTTTGGGCCTCCGCCTCAGCTCCTCCTCCAGTTTGAAAGCCAGGTCCTCAGGAGATTGCCCTATTTTCCTCACAATCTCCGGCACCACGCCCCTCTCCTGCCGGAGAAGAGCGTAGAGAAGATGTTCCGGGTCTACCTGGCTATGGCGATATTCAACAGCCAGATCCTGGGCGTTGAGTATCGCTTCCTGAGCCTTTTCAGTGAACCTATCCAGCCTCATTCTCCTCTTCCCTCCTCACTCAAACATTCCGCTCTTTACTGTTAATAGCTGTCAATTAGAGAGGCAATAGAGAAACGTTAGAAGGCCATTAGAATACAACTTTCCCGGTCACCACTAGGAAAAGGCAACCAAGGATTAGAACGTTGAGGAACAAAAGCACCGATAGGACTAAAAGCTTGCCTGGACTGATACCACGGATAAAATCCACAGGAACCCCTCCCTTCTATAACCAAGAGGGACGGGGCTTGAGGCGCCCCATCCCTCTATTTTTATCTAATCGTGAAAATCGTACCACCGGTCCGGCCGAAGACGTGAGGGAAATACATCTCGTAAGCCACCGCCGGGAGGACCTTGAACTCACCGGGCAGTCCGGCTTTTATAAGGTAAGAGTATTCGTAGGTGCCAGGGCCGAGGTAAGTGGCAAACAGCACCAGCTTCTCATCCCGCCTATCAGCGTGGGTTGGATACCACCACCATATAGGTTCGGAATTCCCTTCTCGCCTGAGTGCTCCCTCTGTCTGGTAGAGGATTGAAACTGTCTTGAGGCTTGTGTCCACTATTTCAACACCAGCAGGGATTGGGTCTTCCACCACAAGGTGAGTCAAATACCGGGGAGCCACGATGGTCAGGTTAACCTTGATGAGTTGCCCGACCTCAGCCCTGGTGATGGAAGGGCAAATTTCTTTCTGGCAAGAGGGGTCGGTATAGCGGCGCTGGATCACAATGCCGCGGTTGAGTTCCTCCACCTTCTCAACCGGGACGAAATAACGCAGGAAAGCAGAGTAGTAAAGGCGTCCGGTGCCTTTCTCCTGCCCCTGAGGGGGTGATCGCCTCAAAGTCAGATTATTGAAGCCTTCGGCCCTGAGCTGGGCGGCCGGTATTTCCTTCTCAAAGACTTGCCGGATTTTCTCCGGGGAAACCTCGCCCGAAGCTATCTCTTGCCCATTGAGGCGCAGGAGGTAACGATAAGAAGCTTTAAGTTCTCCTGTGGCTTTCATATAGTCGGTAAGGCCCATGATGGCCCAGGCGGTCTCATAAGTGGAGGCCCATCGGTCCTCCTTGCGGGCAGCCATAAGCCAGCGGACCACATTGGGAAGCAATGGGTGAGCAGGCTTTATCCGAGAGAAAGCTGAAAGGACTATAGAGGTAGATCGGGTATCAGTGTTCATAGCCCAGTAAGGATTCTCAACTTCTTCCCAGTGAGCACCGGTCGCATCCATGATAGCCTGCCCAAGGATTTCATCAAGCAAAGTATCAATAGGTAGGGTTTCTGCTGGGGACAGGATGTGGAGAGCCATCGCCAGGAAAGCTTTCCCGTAATGGCCTAACCCCACGTTCTTCCTTTCCCGATATAGAGCCATACAGCGGCTCACGTCCCCCTCGCCATAACGGGCTAATACGTAAAGGGCAAAGGCCTGGATATCGGCTCTGGCAGACTCATGCTCGTTAGCAACGTAGAGGTTCTCCTTGATGAAAAGAGCTGCCCTCTTCATCACTTTCTGATCCACGACGAAGCCAGCATCCCTGGCCTCTACAAGGCCTAAAAGGACGTAAGAGGTTAGGTTCAGACTGCTACTATCGAATCCCCACCATCCCCAACCGCCATCGTAATTCTGGCGCGCATAGATCCTCTGAAGCCCCACTCCCACCATCTGGGCAAGCTTAGCCTTGAGCTCTTCATCCTCTATGCCGAGTTCTTTGAGAGCTCTGTAGGTGAAGACGTTGGGCAGGAATTTGGAGACTATTTGCTCTATACATTCGTAGGGGAAATGCTCAAGATAAGTAAGGCCTCCCTGTATGGCTGCTGCCAGGGAAGGTTCAAGCTTAACCACAAGCTTGCTCAAGGCTGTATCCATGACTTGAGGAAGACGGATGAGCTCAATCCTTTCTCCGTCCTCTTCCAGAACGCCGGCGGTGGAAACCACTTCGGGGGTGGAGTAATGGTGAACGGGGAGAGTCATCTCCACTGCGTCGGAGAACTGGCCTCCGGAAGCCCGCATGGTGACCACAGCCTTTCCCACTCCGGGAACTTTAACCTTCCACCGGATCAGAGCTTTGTCATAGGGCGGGATGGACACAGTGGAGGAAGAATTACCCTGAACCTCCAGGCCTGTGGCCTCCAAGGATACCTTAACCTCCAGGGATTGAGAGGTGTTGTTGTGGACCGTGGCCCCGATTTCGGCCTGGTCTCCTGTGGTAAAGAAACGAGGAAGAAGAGGCCTGATGAGGAGATCCTTGGAAACGACTATGTCTTTCTGGCTTTCTCCCATGAGCTCGCTGGTGGTTACTCCTTTAGCATCCATCCGCCAAGTGGTAAGGTTATCGGGAAGCTTGACCTTGATGCGGGCATAACCGTTGGAGTCAGTCTGGAGGGAAGCGACCCAATAAGCGGTATCAAGAAACTCGCGGCGGATGAGGGCGAACTCCCCAGGCCCGCCTCCCCCACCTTTGCCCCTGGGAGGCAAGAGGCGTTCAGCAGCAACGGCAAGGCTCGCGCTTGTATGCACCCCCACAGGCCTCTCCTGCCAGAAACTCTGGATCAAAGAAGGCGGTTTCGCTGCCAAAGCTAAGACCGCTTTGTCCACTAAAGCCAGGGAAAGCTCAGTTTCAACGCCCCTACCCCGGGGATCGGTTACCCTCACCTCGAAGTTCACCACCTCCCCAGGCCCCGCCTTCTCGCGGTCGGGTGTTATCTGGACCTTGAGAAGCTTGCTTTCGGGCGAGACCGAAAGGTTAAGGTAACCGGTGCGGTAAAGTTCAAGGCTTTCATCTCCGGCTTCGCCTCGCAACAGGAGCACCGAAACATAAACGTTGGGAGCGTGTTTTTCGCTCAGAGGAATATCAACAGTGAAACCACCTGGGGTCACGGTGAGAACTCTGTGCTCCATTATCCTTCCTCTTTCCAGCGTGAGGAGAGCATTTACTGGTTTTGGATAAGGAGAAGGGATGAGAATACGGGCGGTATCGCCAGGCCGATATTCCTTTTTATCTGGAATAAGGTCTATCTTCAGCTCCTGCGTCCGTGGCCAGCTTACGTATTCACGAGAGCTTACCCATAGGTAGGTGGCAGAGCGGATCTCATTCCCCAGACGGTCTCTTACGTAAGCAGTGATTTTGTAAGTTCCACCTTCATCCGGGATAAACTCCACCACTCCTTGGCCCCTCTCGTTCAGTTTAACCGTGGTGGTGAGCACCGGAGTGTCTTCAACTTTGGTGACCCAGCGGAAGGTTCCGTCCTCCTGTTCTTCCTGAACGCTGTACCAGCGATGTTTGGAGACTACCACATTTACAGAGGCAGGCAGGCCATCCCTTTCAGGCGTTTTCACCGTTACAATGTCCACCTGCTGCTTCTTCCCAGCTTCTCCAACCCAGGAGCGTGGGGAAAGGCCAATGTAAAACTCGCCCCTGTGAACGGTTACGAAGGCTTGAGAAGCCACTTCTCTGCCGTCCACATCCACCACCCTTACATCAATGGTGAAGAACTGAGAGAGCTTTTTGGTAGATATATCGGCCGGGATGGTGAAGGAAAACAGCCCCTGCGCATCGGTCTTCCCCTCGCCCGAGGCTATGTTTTCCCCATAGGGGCCATACCTTTCCTCTCCCCACTCGTAATCGGTGAAACTGTAATAGGGGTAATCGGGGTGATAGAAGTAATAGTCCTGGCTCATAACAGACCAGTAGACCCGGGCTTCCTTGACCGGCTGACCGAAGTAGTAAATGGCTGAGATAGTGACAGTGATGTTTTCGCCGTGTATGTAGTTTTCCTTGTCGGTCTTGAGGGAAACCTCAAACTCAGGCTTGCGGTACTCAGCAACCTGGAAGAAGCTCTCGGTCACTTCCCCCCCGATGGAAGCCTCAATCCGGTATTGGCCCAGGGAGGCTTCATCCCCGAGAGTGAGATCGCCGCTTATAGTGCCGTAAGGGCTCAGAACCTTTTCCTCTTCCTGGATAAGCTTCCCTTCAGCATCGTAAATCCTCACAAAGACCTTTTCTACGGGAGGCGGAAGCTCGTAGGCAGCATCGTTATCCAACCTGAACACTCCTTTGTAATGCACCACTTGACCTGGCCTGTAAATCGGGCGATCGGTATAAAGGAAGGCAGCGTATCGCTTCGGTTCCAGGGAGACACTTAAACCGAACTCCCACGGGTTGAGGCCCGCATTCCACTCATTGGAAACTACCCCGAAAATCCCCTCGCCATAGGCGAAAGCGACGATATTACTCCAGGGATCAAACAACTTTTCAGCAAACTCTATCGTGGCGACCCCATCCTGGCCAGTGATTCCTTCACCGAGGAAAGCCTCGGGTGTCCTGAGTTTAACCTTGACTGAAGGTAGAGGCTTGGCCGTTTTATAGTCCGTAACCCATACTAAGGCACCGGATGAGGAATATTTGAGCACAAGACCGGCATTGATCAGAGCGAAATACTGCTTGGGGACGTATCCATATTCCGCTGTTTCGGGGGTCTGGACCCTGAGCAGGTAAAGGCCAGGGGGAAGAGGGGAACCATCTTTTGCCCTGAGAGGAACAGTTATTCCTTCAGTCTTATTGAGGGGAGGCGAAACCCGCTGAGACCAGAAATTGATGAGAGAAGCCCGCTTCAGTGAGAAAAACTGGCTTTCAGACCCCTCTTCACCCACCCGATAGCGGTTTACAAACATTTCCTCGTCCAATTGATAAAGGTAGAAATCAAGGCGAGAAACATTCACGTAGAAAACCCTGGCGTAAAGCTCTTTAGCCTCAGTGGCATCGTAGATGATATCGCCAGCTGTGGCAAAATAGACAGCCGGGTCGAGGGCTCTCGTAGTGAAAGTGAAAACGTAATCTTCCTCTATAGCACTGCCATATAGGTCCGTTACGCCCTTCTTGATGGTAACAGTGTAGAGGGTTGACGGCTCCAGGCTAACACTTAAGTAGAAAGCATTGTCAAATTCGTTCCACCAGGTATAGACATCGGTAATGGTAGGGGTTATGACATACCTTCCAGCCAGGGTTTTAGGGTCTATAGGCGCATTAAAGTAGATAGTGATGCCCCAGAGATCAGCATCCTTCGCTCCATCGTGCGGACGGGTATAGGAAATAGCGGGATAGGGGACGGTCTCAAAGGACCACTGGAATGGGGATAAAAGGGTTCCCCCTAAGGCTGAGGCAGCCTCTTTCTCAATCTGGACCTGGTATTTTGTTCCGTATGCCAGTTTGCGGGCTGGGGTAAAGATGAGGGTATAATCATCTTCCCAGCGGAAAGAACCTGACACCTTCTGCCCCTTTTCCACATCTATCAGCGAAAAATTCTCCTCCACCGATGAGCGCAGGGCCGGAGCGTTAAAGGTTACCGTTATTGGCGCCGTTAGAGGAACATTGTGACCTGTGGGGCCTGAACTTTTGACATAGAAAGGCTCCGTGGTGAAACTCCAGGAGTAATCTTTTTCCAGGGCATTGCCTGAAGTATCCTTGAGACCAGCTTTCACTGTAACAGTATAAGAAGTTCCTGGAGCGAAAACTGGATCTGGCTTGAAAATAAATACTGAGGTATTGAGCCAGTAACCTCTTCCTTTCACTGGGGGCTGGATTTCCAGGGGCTGAGGGAGGTCCTTTTGCTCCTCTATGGCGCTGAGGGGGACTATGGGCCGGTTGAAGACCAGGGAAATAGAGCGGTTAACCTCCACATCTATGGAATCGGGAGCGGGCTGAACGGCTGAGACCTCAAGGTAACCGACCGATAGAAAAGAAAACTCCAGAGGCCGGTAAAGGGGTAAACCGGCAGTGTTTCTGGCTTCCACCCCGACCTTAACCTTGTAGGTGGTATCCCTGGCCCATCCCTCTTCAGGACGGAAAATCAGGGTATTCTTGCTCCAGGATATGTTGCCTTTGACCTGTGGGGTTATAGAAAAAGCTTTTTCCACCGAACTTCTGTCCATCGGCTGGTTAAAGGTTATGGTGATAGGTGTATCCACTTTTACCTCTTCCCCTTCGGCTGGGGAGAAAGAGAGGACGGCGGGTGGCTCTGGTGGGGCCTTTGGGGCACACGCCCCGCTTATGGCCAGAGAGAGTAGGGTTAATAAAGAAAAAAACCTGAAAATTTTGAGCATGACAGCGACCCCTTTTTGAATTTTAAACCATAACATTGACGCAACAACTCGACTCCGAGTTCCATGATATCACTTTCTGCAATTTTTAGCAAACCTCAACAAAAAGGGAACGAGCAGCCGCCTCCTGCATCCTGCCCACGAGTGGGACCCAGAACCCCGGCAAACCTTATGCCCACGAGGGTGGGAAAAATCGGGGGGGTGGAGGGGGGCGAAAGCCCCCATCCTGGGGGACTTTGGGGGTGCCCCCACATTCTTTCCTTCAAACCTGGCGAAGACTTTCCCACGTCCTCTGCAAAAGAAGCGCATCCTCCTCAAGGTTCGGACTTTCGCAGATAACAAGGCCTTTAACCCCGTAGTCTATAAGGGCTTGGAGCAACTCCTCATACCGGAAATCCGATTCTTTAAGGTTGAGATGCTCCTTCTCCCCCTTGGGGCCATAGTCAATCCCCGAAATATGGATATGCATATCCGCTAAAGCTTCTGGGCCAAGTTCATCCCTTATGAATTTGAGGACCGAGGCAAATTCCCTGTGGGAATTGAGTTTACCACCTGAGCGGGCATGGAGATGAGCGAAATCAATGCAGGGAGCTAACCCAGATATTTCTTTGCTAAGGGATATAATTTCCTCTAAAGAGCCAAACTGAGAAGGTTTCCCCGTAGTCTCAGGCCGAAGCACCACTTCAACCCCTTCCGAATTCAAAATTTCCCTCACCTCCAAAATCTGCTCCCGGACCTTTTTCATCACCTCGCGGGGGCTATCGTTATGATAAAAAGCAGGATGAAAGACAACGTTGCGGGCACCACATAGCCATCCAACCCTGGCAGCAGCTAAAAGCCTCTTCTTGCTGGCTTCAAGTTTTTCCCTCTCAGGAGAGTTAAGATTAATGTAGTAGGGGGCATGAACGCTCAGAATAACCCCGAGAGAGGAAGCAGTGGCTCTCACCAGCCTGGCTGCCTCTTCCCCCATACTCACCCGCTGGACAAATTCCAGCTCCATACATCCAAGTCCGAGCTCCTTTATCCTCTTCACACCTTTCTCGCTGGAAGGAGGTTTGGGAGTACTCAGAGGAACTCCGGCTGTCCCAAACAGCAATTCGGTCATAGCTTTTCCTCCGTAAATATTTCTCTTATCGCCTCCTGTCTGGCCCACATCTTTACCCTTTCTCCTTCATCGTCATCCCTGTAGCCCAGGAGGTGAAGCACGCCGTGGATCACCAGAGTTATCAACTCCTCCATAAAAGAATGGCCCAGCTCCCTTGCCTGTTCTTCGGCCCTCTGCCAGGATATTACAACATCCCCCAGATAATCCTTAGCTTCCGGAGCCGTAACGAACTCGCTTTCCCCTTCAGTGTAAAATGCCAGCACATCGGTGGGCTCATCTACTCCCTTGAAACGGGCATTGAGGCGAGCTATTTCTTCATCTCCGGTTATCAGGATAGTGAGCTTACCTTTATCCTTCCCTTCATGGCGGAGGACGAAGGCAGCAGCCTGGGCGAGCTTCTTTAAATCTTTTTTCCTTAGAGGAGGAGGGAGCTCTCCTGGAAGTACTTCAACCTTTGCCATCGCCTTCCTCTTGCTCCGGATACTGGATTCGGGGGTGGAATACTCCCTGAAGGGCGGTTATGAAGGTTTTGCGGATCTCCTCAATCTCCTTTAAAGTGAGCCCGCTCTCATCCAACTCCCCTTTATCCAGCTTATCCTTTATCACTCTACGCACAATCTTTTCAACCTCCTCGGGGGAAGAGGGCCTGGCGGCTCTTACGGCTGCTTCACAGGAATCGGCCAGCATAACAATGGCTGTTTCCCTGGTGCGAGGGCGTGGCCCTGGATACCGAAAACAAGAGTCGTCCCCTACGCTTCCGTTC from Anaerolineae bacterium carries:
- the clpB gene encoding ATP-dependent chaperone ClpB, whose product is MRLDRFTEKAQEAILNAQDLAVEYRHSQVDPEHLLYALLRQERGVVPEIVRKIGQSPEDLAFKLEEELRRRPKIYGPAAQIGISQPLHQVLLLAQKEAQAMRDEYISTEHLLLALTDKVAGKVADLLALYGITKDSILRALATIRGTQRVTTPTPEDTYQALEKYGRDLTALARQGKLDPVIGRDEEIRRVIHILSRRTKNNPVLVGDPGVGKTAIVEGLAQRIARGDVPETLKDKRVVQLDMGALLAGAKYRGEFEERLKAVLKEIAESNGRIILFIDEIHTVVGAGRAEGAPMDAANLLKPMLARGELHCIGATTLDEYRKYIEKDAALERRFQPVYVDEPSVEETISILRGLKERYEVHHGVRIKDSALVAAAVLSHRYITDRFLPDKAIDLIDEAAAKLRMEIDSMPAELDEVERRIMQLEIERQALLKETDEASRKRLEKLEEELANLKEKASALRAQWQREKEAIQAIREIKERIERVKLEIEQAERRADLETAARLRYGDLIQLERDLKEREKRLAEIQKDQRLLKEEVDEEDIAEVVSRWTGIPVARLMEGELEKLLKMEERLHQRVVGQEEAVRAVANAVRRARAGLKDPNRPIGSFLFLGPTGVGKTELARALAEFLFDDENAMVRIDMSEYQEKHTVARLIGAPPGYVGYEEGGQLTEAVRRRPYSVILFDEIEKAHPEVFNLLLQLLDDGRLTDGQGHTVDFRNTVVIMTSNIGSHWIKELGPEAARDKVLKELDRHFRPEFLNRIDEIIIFHALTLDHLFQIVDIQMRRIKELLAQRKMDIELTDRARRFLAEKGYDPVFGARPLKRAIQRYLLDPLAQAILEGRFMEGDRLMVDAEGEKLVFHKIVEP
- a CDS encoding Ig-like domain-containing protein, which codes for MLKIFRFFSLLTLLSLAISGACAPKAPPEPPAVLSFSPAEGEEVKVDTPITITFNQPMDRSSVEKAFSITPQVKGNISWSKNTLIFRPEEGWARDTTYKVKVGVEARNTAGLPLYRPLEFSFLSVGYLEVSAVQPAPDSIDVEVNRSISLVFNRPIVPLSAIEEQKDLPQPLEIQPPVKGRGYWLNTSVFIFKPDPVFAPGTSYTVTVKAGLKDTSGNALEKDYSWSFTTEPFYVKSSGPTGHNVPLTAPITVTFNAPALRSSVEENFSLIDVEKGQKVSGSFRWEDDYTLIFTPARKLAYGTKYQVQIEKEAASALGGTLLSPFQWSFETVPYPAISYTRPHDGAKDADLWGITIYFNAPIDPKTLAGRYVITPTITDVYTWWNEFDNAFYLSVSLEPSTLYTVTIKKGVTDLYGSAIEEDYVFTFTTRALDPAVYFATAGDIIYDATEAKELYARVFYVNVSRLDFYLYQLDEEMFVNRYRVGEEGSESQFFSLKRASLINFWSQRVSPPLNKTEGITVPLRAKDGSPLPPGLYLLRVQTPETAEYGYVPKQYFALINAGLVLKYSSSGALVWVTDYKTAKPLPSVKVKLRTPEAFLGEGITGQDGVATIEFAEKLFDPWSNIVAFAYGEGIFGVVSNEWNAGLNPWEFGLSVSLEPKRYAAFLYTDRPIYRPGQVVHYKGVFRLDNDAAYELPPPVEKVFVRIYDAEGKLIQEEEKVLSPYGTISGDLTLGDEASLGQYRIEASIGGEVTESFFQVAEYRKPEFEVSLKTDKENYIHGENITVTISAIYYFGQPVKEARVYWSVMSQDYYFYHPDYPYYSFTDYEWGEERYGPYGENIASGEGKTDAQGLFSFTIPADISTKKLSQFFTIDVRVVDVDGREVASQAFVTVHRGEFYIGLSPRSWVGEAGKKQQVDIVTVKTPERDGLPASVNVVVSKHRWYSVQEEQEDGTFRWVTKVEDTPVLTTTVKLNERGQGVVEFIPDEGGTYKITAYVRDRLGNEIRSATYLWVSSREYVSWPRTQELKIDLIPDKKEYRPGDTARILIPSPYPKPVNALLTLERGRIMEHRVLTVTPGGFTVDIPLSEKHAPNVYVSVLLLRGEAGDESLELYRTGYLNLSVSPESKLLKVQITPDREKAGPGEVVNFEVRVTDPRGRGVETELSLALVDKAVLALAAKPPSLIQSFWQERPVGVHTSASLAVAAERLLPPRGKGGGGGPGEFALIRREFLDTAYWVASLQTDSNGYARIKVKLPDNLTTWRMDAKGVTTSELMGESQKDIVVSKDLLIRPLLPRFFTTGDQAEIGATVHNNTSQSLEVKVSLEATGLEVQGNSSSTVSIPPYDKALIRWKVKVPGVGKAVVTMRASGGQFSDAVEMTLPVHHYSTPEVVSTAGVLEEDGERIELIRLPQVMDTALSKLVVKLEPSLAAAIQGGLTYLEHFPYECIEQIVSKFLPNVFTYRALKELGIEDEELKAKLAQMVGVGLQRIYARQNYDGGWGWWGFDSSSLNLTSYVLLGLVEARDAGFVVDQKVMKRAALFIKENLYVANEHESARADIQAFALYVLARYGEGDVSRCMALYRERKNVGLGHYGKAFLAMALHILSPAETLPIDTLLDEILGQAIMDATGAHWEEVENPYWAMNTDTRSTSIVLSAFSRIKPAHPLLPNVVRWLMAARKEDRWASTYETAWAIMGLTDYMKATGELKASYRYLLRLNGQEIASGEVSPEKIRQVFEKEIPAAQLRAEGFNNLTLRRSPPQGQEKGTGRLYYSAFLRYFVPVEKVEELNRGIVIQRRYTDPSCQKEICPSITRAEVGQLIKVNLTIVAPRYLTHLVVEDPIPAGVEIVDTSLKTVSILYQTEGALRREGNSEPIWWWYPTHADRRDEKLVLFATYLGPGTYEYSYLIKAGLPGEFKVLPAVAYEMYFPHVFGRTGGTIFTIR
- a CDS encoding TIM barrel protein — protein: MTELLFGTAGVPLSTPKPPSSEKGVKRIKELGLGCMELEFVQRVSMGEEAARLVRATASSLGVILSVHAPYYINLNSPEREKLEASKKRLLAAARVGWLCGARNVVFHPAFYHNDSPREVMKKVREQILEVREILNSEGVEVVLRPETTGKPSQFGSLEEIISLSKEISGLAPCIDFAHLHARSGGKLNSHREFASVLKFIRDELGPEALADMHIHISGIDYGPKGEKEHLNLKESDFRYEELLQALIDYGVKGLVICESPNLEEDALLLQRTWESLRQV
- the ybeY gene encoding rRNA maturation RNase YbeY; this translates as MAKVEVLPGELPPPLRKKDLKKLAQAAAFVLRHEGKDKGKLTILITGDEEIARLNARFKGVDEPTDVLAFYTEGESEFVTAPEAKDYLGDVVISWQRAEEQARELGHSFMEELITLVIHGVLHLLGYRDDDEGERVKMWARQEAIREIFTEEKL